Proteins from one Euwallacea similis isolate ESF13 chromosome 13, ESF131.1, whole genome shotgun sequence genomic window:
- the Spt20 gene encoding uncharacterized protein Spt20 isoform X1, protein MQRMEAACDEGEQSVKKLKVHRAAALPLTSPKEENQASTTCDFETKSSKFDIFEELQKLCDEDEESSDEDDDDENDHEQVLQYKPLILERLVKRDKLNTVILNLYAGNKGYSLAFRLQDRSNKSTMYFKEECEELIQTMTRGYEEDTILRYLDKEEIPPFILDALDKFDFIFYSGCVIAEVRNYRRAYPENKCYVHHVLLRPTQKTVLADINTLTQHRTDFSPDDRDFLESQIVIAHTPELCLDPDPHLENKVSALHNRTRLWNDRSFRKMSQKASQMAATRKRKLGHFAKHHGLEILDFCKAKKSKLRTRNSRFSQVDEAKTVIPAPVLQEPSLDPPTQPVEIGELRSLVRPEVTSDCTLYRIEDHILETDIKDQERTRIYHITLSIFYRPSNMEFWGELYLDRDFKRGERTGTFCRFYLGTRTLAHSYVYQFTEIFTESGRKMNIRVRSVVHINSPEEVIWPSNAFTSFPQRLPNPKEHMERMNRAMQALSYDRTTNLQYLVEKVFKGDLEADVYNQTDLKSFQMTSQELAIDALATKLELSSQRFQAAEKAKRQAAAAATQQKMLANSNIISLLNSSPASNVNNDASAAVVNAINNSTNVVSNQRQLLARRMTLSNLTAGGARMVSHGNIIAVNNHNRLNLQELNSPTQTVTLSSVSNQASSGTSYTYTAVPIKQPVAHHQRIAPSTPHDSSSESALGALLVGTPAADRPEIASPNHENTLLLEKLAASCATGGQNPFAQSQSKLSSQPHASAQFVVQNATKSNAVISPMSSPPPQTSSTTLNVQSLDLSQLQSIPGLHNVQFQLQNFSQPISLAVNVGGQISGSGTPQGQLLMSLPTAQTQQTVGASSGVGQAVQVINAGGSTSGPSHLTQLASSGAVKNVTHHNVRMASGSQTLQLTPGSHPFQLISQLQRPTRQETLPTQATISGRTLQRTTPITIKMAPNSNLDQQSLEAVHEEGMRELPISMEETVGTPR, encoded by the exons ATGCAAAGAATGGAGGCAGCATGCGATGAGGGAGAA CAGTCGGTGAAAAAGTTGAAAGTTCATCGAGCTGCTGCCCTGCCACTTACAAGTCCTAAAGAGGAAAACCAAGCGTCGACGACTTGTGATTTTGAAACCAAATCTTCgaagtttgatatttttgaggAACTGCAGAAGCTTTGTGACGAAGATGAGGAGAGCAGTGATgaggatgacgatgatgaGAATGATCATGAGCAGGTT TTGCAGTATAAGCCTTTAATTTTGGAACGTTTAGTCAAGCGGGACAAACTGAATACcgttattttaaatctttatgCTGGAAATAAGGGATATTCATTGGCGTTTCGTCTGCAGGATCGTAGCAACAAAAGTACAATGTATTTTAAGGAAGAGTGTGAAGAATTGATTCAAACCATGACTAGAGGGTATGAAGAGGACACAATTTTGCG GTATTTGGACAAAGAGGAGATACCCCCGTTTATTCTGGACGCCTTGGATAAATTCGATTTCATATTCTATAGTGGCTGTGTAATTGCTGAAGTGAGAAACTATAGGCGGGCTTATcctgaaaataaatgttacgTTCATCATGTATTACTTAGGCCTACTCAAAAG ACTGTACTAGCGGACATAAATACCCTAACCCAGCATCGGACCGACTTCTCCCCCGATGACCGGGACTTTCTGGAAAGCCAAATCGTAATAGCGCACACTCCGGAGCTTTGCCTAGATCCCGATCCACACCTGGAAAATAAAGTGTCAGCTCTCCACAATCGGACCCGCCTTTGGAACGATCGCTCTTTCCGGAAAATGTCCCAAAAGGCTTCGCAGATGGCTGCCACCCGCAAGCGGAAATTGGGTCATTTTGCGAAACATCACGGGcttgaaattttagatttttgtaaaGCAAAGAAGAGCAAACTTCGAACGAGAAATTCGAGGTTTAGTCAAGTTGACGAAGCTAAGACTGTGATTCCGGCTCCTGTGCTGCAGGAGCCTTCTTTGGACCCGCCTACTCAGCCGGTTGAAATCGGCGAATTACGTTCGTTGGTGCGACCAGAGGTGACGAGCGATTGTACGTTATATAGGATTGAGGACCATATTTTAGAGACTGATATTAag GATCAAGAGCGAACCCGAATATATCATATAACATTGTCGATATTCTACCGACCTTCCAATATGGAGTTCTGGGGGGAACTTTACCTAGACCGGGACTTTAAGCGAGGGGAGCGAACTGGCACTTTCTGTCGCTTCTATTTAG GTACCCGAACTTTAGCTCACAGTTATGTATACCAATTTACGGAGATTTTTACGGAGTCGGGTCGTAAGATGAACATCCGTGTGCGAAGTGTCGTGCATATAAATTCTCCCGAAGAAGTTATTTGGCCTTCCAACGCTTTTACCTCTTTCCCGCAAAGACTGCCTAATCCGAAAGAGCATATGGAGAGGATGAATCGAGCCATGcag gCGTTGTCCTATGATCGCACGACCAACCTGCAATATTTAGTTGAGAAAGTGTTCAAAGGAGATCTTGAG GCGGACGTGTACAATCAGACTGATCTTAAATCCTTTCAAATGACGAGTCAGGAATTGGCAATTGATGCGTTGGCAACCAAACTGGAGTTATCTTCTCAGCGGTTTCAAGCTGCCG AGAAAGCTAAAAGGCAAGCAGCAGCAGCCGCCACGCAACAGAAAATGCTAGCTAACAGCAATATCATCAGTTTGCTGAACAGCTCACCGGCAAGCAACGTGAACAACGATGCTAGTGCCGCTGTAGTCAACGCGATAAACAATTCTACAAATGTCGTGTCCAATCAACGACAATTATTAGCCAGGCGGATGACTTTGAGTAATCTTACCGCAGGTGGTGCCCGG ATGGTGAGTCATGGGAACATCATAGCTGTAAACAACCACAATCGATTAAACTTGCAAGAGTTGAATTCGCCCACCCAAACTGTTACTCTGTCGTCAGTAAGCAATCAAGCAAGCAGTGGGACAAGTTACACTTATACAGCAGTCCCGATAAAGCAACCG GTAGCACACCATCAGCGAATAGCCCCATCGACTCCCCATGACAGCAGCAGCGAATCGGCATTAGGAGCTCTCCTAGTGGGTACTCCTGCGGCAGATAGACCAGAAATCGCCAGCCCCAATCATGAAAATACACTactattagaaaaattagCTGCCAGTTGCGCCACTGGAGGTCAAAATCCGTTCGCGCAATCTCAATCTAAACTCAGTTCCCAACCGCACGCGTCTGCTCAGTTTGTTGTGCAAAACGCTACCAAAAGTAACGCCGTAATCTCGCCAATGTCCAGTCCGCCACCGCAAACGTCGAGCACCACCTTGAACGTACAAAGCTTGGATTTATCTCAGCTGCAAAGCATTCCCGGCTTGCACAACGTTCAG TTTCAGCTGCAAAACTTTTCTCAGCCAATCTCCTTAGCCGTGAATGTGGGTGGACAGATTTCGGGAAGCGGTACTCCTCAAGGTCAGTTGTTGATGTCATTACCTACTGCACAGACACAGCAAACTGTAGGTGCGTCAAGCGGAGTGGGTCAAGCTGTGCAAGTGATAAATGCTGGTGGGAGCACTTCTGGGCCGTCACATTTAA cCCAATTGGCAAGCTCGGGAGCTGTGAAAAACGTAACTCACCACAATGTCAGGATGGCCTCTGGGTCTCAAACCTTACAGTTGACTCCAGGCAGTCATCCGTTCCAACTCATATCACAATTGCAG AGGCCAACTCGTCAAGAAACCTTGCCCACCCAAGCTACTATTTCGGGCCGAACTCTGCAAAGGACGACGCCTATTACCATCAAGATGGCCCCAAATTCAA ATTTGGATCAGCAGAGTTTGGAAGCGGTTCACGAAGAAGGGATGCGAGAGCTACCCATAAGCATGGAAGAGACCGTGGGAACACCAAGGTGA
- the Spt20 gene encoding uncharacterized protein Spt20 isoform X3: MQRMEAACDEGESVKKLKVHRAAALPLTSPKEENQASTTCDFETKSSKFDIFEELQKLCDEDEESSDEDDDDENDHEQVLQYKPLILERLVKRDKLNTVILNLYAGNKGYSLAFRLQDRSNKSTMYFKEECEELIQTMTRGYEEDTILRYLDKEEIPPFILDALDKFDFIFYSGCVIAEVRNYRRAYPENKCYVHHVLLRPTQKTVLADINTLTQHRTDFSPDDRDFLESQIVIAHTPELCLDPDPHLENKVSALHNRTRLWNDRSFRKMSQKASQMAATRKRKLGHFAKHHGLEILDFCKAKKSKLRTRNSRFSQVDEAKTVIPAPVLQEPSLDPPTQPVEIGELRSLVRPEVTSDCTLYRIEDHILETDIKDQERTRIYHITLSIFYRPSNMEFWGELYLDRDFKRGERTGTFCRFYLGTRTLAHSYVYQFTEIFTESGRKMNIRVRSVVHINSPEEVIWPSNAFTSFPQRLPNPKEHMERMNRAMQALSYDRTTNLQYLVEKVFKGDLEADVYNQTDLKSFQMTSQELAIDALATKLELSSQRFQAAEKAKRQAAAAATQQKMLANSNIISLLNSSPASNVNNDASAAVVNAINNSTNVVSNQRQLLARRMTLSNLTAGGARMVSHGNIIAVNNHNRLNLQELNSPTQTVTLSSVSNQASSGTSYTYTAVPIKQPVAHHQRIAPSTPHDSSSESALGALLVGTPAADRPEIASPNHENTLLLEKLAASCATGGQNPFAQSQSKLSSQPHASAQFVVQNATKSNAVISPMSSPPPQTSSTTLNVQSLDLSQLQSIPGLHNVQFQLQNFSQPISLAVNVGGQISGSGTPQGQLLMSLPTAQTQQTVGASSGVGQAVQVINAGGSTSGPSHLTQLASSGAVKNVTHHNVRMASGSQTLQLTPGSHPFQLISQLQRPTRQETLPTQATISGRTLQRTTPITIKMAPNSNLDQQSLEAVHEEGMRELPISMEETVGTPR, translated from the exons ATGCAAAGAATGGAGGCAGCATGCGATGAGGGAGAA TCGGTGAAAAAGTTGAAAGTTCATCGAGCTGCTGCCCTGCCACTTACAAGTCCTAAAGAGGAAAACCAAGCGTCGACGACTTGTGATTTTGAAACCAAATCTTCgaagtttgatatttttgaggAACTGCAGAAGCTTTGTGACGAAGATGAGGAGAGCAGTGATgaggatgacgatgatgaGAATGATCATGAGCAGGTT TTGCAGTATAAGCCTTTAATTTTGGAACGTTTAGTCAAGCGGGACAAACTGAATACcgttattttaaatctttatgCTGGAAATAAGGGATATTCATTGGCGTTTCGTCTGCAGGATCGTAGCAACAAAAGTACAATGTATTTTAAGGAAGAGTGTGAAGAATTGATTCAAACCATGACTAGAGGGTATGAAGAGGACACAATTTTGCG GTATTTGGACAAAGAGGAGATACCCCCGTTTATTCTGGACGCCTTGGATAAATTCGATTTCATATTCTATAGTGGCTGTGTAATTGCTGAAGTGAGAAACTATAGGCGGGCTTATcctgaaaataaatgttacgTTCATCATGTATTACTTAGGCCTACTCAAAAG ACTGTACTAGCGGACATAAATACCCTAACCCAGCATCGGACCGACTTCTCCCCCGATGACCGGGACTTTCTGGAAAGCCAAATCGTAATAGCGCACACTCCGGAGCTTTGCCTAGATCCCGATCCACACCTGGAAAATAAAGTGTCAGCTCTCCACAATCGGACCCGCCTTTGGAACGATCGCTCTTTCCGGAAAATGTCCCAAAAGGCTTCGCAGATGGCTGCCACCCGCAAGCGGAAATTGGGTCATTTTGCGAAACATCACGGGcttgaaattttagatttttgtaaaGCAAAGAAGAGCAAACTTCGAACGAGAAATTCGAGGTTTAGTCAAGTTGACGAAGCTAAGACTGTGATTCCGGCTCCTGTGCTGCAGGAGCCTTCTTTGGACCCGCCTACTCAGCCGGTTGAAATCGGCGAATTACGTTCGTTGGTGCGACCAGAGGTGACGAGCGATTGTACGTTATATAGGATTGAGGACCATATTTTAGAGACTGATATTAag GATCAAGAGCGAACCCGAATATATCATATAACATTGTCGATATTCTACCGACCTTCCAATATGGAGTTCTGGGGGGAACTTTACCTAGACCGGGACTTTAAGCGAGGGGAGCGAACTGGCACTTTCTGTCGCTTCTATTTAG GTACCCGAACTTTAGCTCACAGTTATGTATACCAATTTACGGAGATTTTTACGGAGTCGGGTCGTAAGATGAACATCCGTGTGCGAAGTGTCGTGCATATAAATTCTCCCGAAGAAGTTATTTGGCCTTCCAACGCTTTTACCTCTTTCCCGCAAAGACTGCCTAATCCGAAAGAGCATATGGAGAGGATGAATCGAGCCATGcag gCGTTGTCCTATGATCGCACGACCAACCTGCAATATTTAGTTGAGAAAGTGTTCAAAGGAGATCTTGAG GCGGACGTGTACAATCAGACTGATCTTAAATCCTTTCAAATGACGAGTCAGGAATTGGCAATTGATGCGTTGGCAACCAAACTGGAGTTATCTTCTCAGCGGTTTCAAGCTGCCG AGAAAGCTAAAAGGCAAGCAGCAGCAGCCGCCACGCAACAGAAAATGCTAGCTAACAGCAATATCATCAGTTTGCTGAACAGCTCACCGGCAAGCAACGTGAACAACGATGCTAGTGCCGCTGTAGTCAACGCGATAAACAATTCTACAAATGTCGTGTCCAATCAACGACAATTATTAGCCAGGCGGATGACTTTGAGTAATCTTACCGCAGGTGGTGCCCGG ATGGTGAGTCATGGGAACATCATAGCTGTAAACAACCACAATCGATTAAACTTGCAAGAGTTGAATTCGCCCACCCAAACTGTTACTCTGTCGTCAGTAAGCAATCAAGCAAGCAGTGGGACAAGTTACACTTATACAGCAGTCCCGATAAAGCAACCG GTAGCACACCATCAGCGAATAGCCCCATCGACTCCCCATGACAGCAGCAGCGAATCGGCATTAGGAGCTCTCCTAGTGGGTACTCCTGCGGCAGATAGACCAGAAATCGCCAGCCCCAATCATGAAAATACACTactattagaaaaattagCTGCCAGTTGCGCCACTGGAGGTCAAAATCCGTTCGCGCAATCTCAATCTAAACTCAGTTCCCAACCGCACGCGTCTGCTCAGTTTGTTGTGCAAAACGCTACCAAAAGTAACGCCGTAATCTCGCCAATGTCCAGTCCGCCACCGCAAACGTCGAGCACCACCTTGAACGTACAAAGCTTGGATTTATCTCAGCTGCAAAGCATTCCCGGCTTGCACAACGTTCAG TTTCAGCTGCAAAACTTTTCTCAGCCAATCTCCTTAGCCGTGAATGTGGGTGGACAGATTTCGGGAAGCGGTACTCCTCAAGGTCAGTTGTTGATGTCATTACCTACTGCACAGACACAGCAAACTGTAGGTGCGTCAAGCGGAGTGGGTCAAGCTGTGCAAGTGATAAATGCTGGTGGGAGCACTTCTGGGCCGTCACATTTAA cCCAATTGGCAAGCTCGGGAGCTGTGAAAAACGTAACTCACCACAATGTCAGGATGGCCTCTGGGTCTCAAACCTTACAGTTGACTCCAGGCAGTCATCCGTTCCAACTCATATCACAATTGCAG AGGCCAACTCGTCAAGAAACCTTGCCCACCCAAGCTACTATTTCGGGCCGAACTCTGCAAAGGACGACGCCTATTACCATCAAGATGGCCCCAAATTCAA ATTTGGATCAGCAGAGTTTGGAAGCGGTTCACGAAGAAGGGATGCGAGAGCTACCCATAAGCATGGAAGAGACCGTGGGAACACCAAGGTGA
- the Spt20 gene encoding uncharacterized protein Spt20 isoform X5: MQRMEAACDEGEQSVKKLKVHRAAALPLTSPKEENQASTTCDFETKSSKFDIFEELQKLCDEDEESSDEDDDDENDHEQVLQYKPLILERLVKRDKLNTVILNLYAGNKGYSLAFRLQDRSNKSTMYFKEECEELIQTMTRGYEEDTILRYLDKEEIPPFILDALDKFDFIFYSGCVIAEVRNYRRAYPENKCYVHHVLLRPTQKTVLADINTLTQHRTDFSPDDRDFLESQIVIAHTPELCLDPDPHLENKVSALHNRTRLWNDRSFRKMSQKASQMAATRKRKLGHFAKHHGLEILDFCKAKKSKLRTRNSRFSQVDEAKTVIPAPVLQEPSLDPPTQPVEIGELRSLVRPEVTSDCTLYRIEDHILETDIKDQERTRIYHITLSIFYRPSNMEFWGELYLDRDFKRGERTGTFCRFYLGTRTLAHSYVYQFTEIFTESGRKMNIRVRSVVHINSPEEVIWPSNAFTSFPQRLPNPKEHMERMNRAMQALSYDRTTNLQYLVEKVFKGDLEADVYNQTDLKSFQMTSQELAIDALATKLELSSQRFQAAEKAKRQAAAAATQQKMLANSNIISLLNSSPASNVNNDASAAVVNAINNSTNVVSNQRQLLARRMTLSNLTAGGARMVSHGNIIAVNNHNRLNLQELNSPTQTVTLSSVSNQASSGTSYTYTAVPIKQPVAHHQRIAPSTPHDSSSESALGALLVGTPAADRPEIASPNHENTLLLEKLAASCATGGQNPFAQSQSKLSSQPHASAQFVVQNATKSNAVISPMSSPPPQTSSTTLNVQSLDLSQLQSIPGLHNVQFQLQNFSQPISLAVNVGGQISGSGTPQGQLLMSLPTAQTQQTVGASSGVGQAVQVINAGGSTSGPSHLTQLASSGAVKNVTHHNVRMASGSQTLQLTPGSHPFQLISQLQRPTRQETLPTQATISGRTLQRTTPITIKMAPNSSQLTDLQFKLEN, encoded by the exons ATGCAAAGAATGGAGGCAGCATGCGATGAGGGAGAA CAGTCGGTGAAAAAGTTGAAAGTTCATCGAGCTGCTGCCCTGCCACTTACAAGTCCTAAAGAGGAAAACCAAGCGTCGACGACTTGTGATTTTGAAACCAAATCTTCgaagtttgatatttttgaggAACTGCAGAAGCTTTGTGACGAAGATGAGGAGAGCAGTGATgaggatgacgatgatgaGAATGATCATGAGCAGGTT TTGCAGTATAAGCCTTTAATTTTGGAACGTTTAGTCAAGCGGGACAAACTGAATACcgttattttaaatctttatgCTGGAAATAAGGGATATTCATTGGCGTTTCGTCTGCAGGATCGTAGCAACAAAAGTACAATGTATTTTAAGGAAGAGTGTGAAGAATTGATTCAAACCATGACTAGAGGGTATGAAGAGGACACAATTTTGCG GTATTTGGACAAAGAGGAGATACCCCCGTTTATTCTGGACGCCTTGGATAAATTCGATTTCATATTCTATAGTGGCTGTGTAATTGCTGAAGTGAGAAACTATAGGCGGGCTTATcctgaaaataaatgttacgTTCATCATGTATTACTTAGGCCTACTCAAAAG ACTGTACTAGCGGACATAAATACCCTAACCCAGCATCGGACCGACTTCTCCCCCGATGACCGGGACTTTCTGGAAAGCCAAATCGTAATAGCGCACACTCCGGAGCTTTGCCTAGATCCCGATCCACACCTGGAAAATAAAGTGTCAGCTCTCCACAATCGGACCCGCCTTTGGAACGATCGCTCTTTCCGGAAAATGTCCCAAAAGGCTTCGCAGATGGCTGCCACCCGCAAGCGGAAATTGGGTCATTTTGCGAAACATCACGGGcttgaaattttagatttttgtaaaGCAAAGAAGAGCAAACTTCGAACGAGAAATTCGAGGTTTAGTCAAGTTGACGAAGCTAAGACTGTGATTCCGGCTCCTGTGCTGCAGGAGCCTTCTTTGGACCCGCCTACTCAGCCGGTTGAAATCGGCGAATTACGTTCGTTGGTGCGACCAGAGGTGACGAGCGATTGTACGTTATATAGGATTGAGGACCATATTTTAGAGACTGATATTAag GATCAAGAGCGAACCCGAATATATCATATAACATTGTCGATATTCTACCGACCTTCCAATATGGAGTTCTGGGGGGAACTTTACCTAGACCGGGACTTTAAGCGAGGGGAGCGAACTGGCACTTTCTGTCGCTTCTATTTAG GTACCCGAACTTTAGCTCACAGTTATGTATACCAATTTACGGAGATTTTTACGGAGTCGGGTCGTAAGATGAACATCCGTGTGCGAAGTGTCGTGCATATAAATTCTCCCGAAGAAGTTATTTGGCCTTCCAACGCTTTTACCTCTTTCCCGCAAAGACTGCCTAATCCGAAAGAGCATATGGAGAGGATGAATCGAGCCATGcag gCGTTGTCCTATGATCGCACGACCAACCTGCAATATTTAGTTGAGAAAGTGTTCAAAGGAGATCTTGAG GCGGACGTGTACAATCAGACTGATCTTAAATCCTTTCAAATGACGAGTCAGGAATTGGCAATTGATGCGTTGGCAACCAAACTGGAGTTATCTTCTCAGCGGTTTCAAGCTGCCG AGAAAGCTAAAAGGCAAGCAGCAGCAGCCGCCACGCAACAGAAAATGCTAGCTAACAGCAATATCATCAGTTTGCTGAACAGCTCACCGGCAAGCAACGTGAACAACGATGCTAGTGCCGCTGTAGTCAACGCGATAAACAATTCTACAAATGTCGTGTCCAATCAACGACAATTATTAGCCAGGCGGATGACTTTGAGTAATCTTACCGCAGGTGGTGCCCGG ATGGTGAGTCATGGGAACATCATAGCTGTAAACAACCACAATCGATTAAACTTGCAAGAGTTGAATTCGCCCACCCAAACTGTTACTCTGTCGTCAGTAAGCAATCAAGCAAGCAGTGGGACAAGTTACACTTATACAGCAGTCCCGATAAAGCAACCG GTAGCACACCATCAGCGAATAGCCCCATCGACTCCCCATGACAGCAGCAGCGAATCGGCATTAGGAGCTCTCCTAGTGGGTACTCCTGCGGCAGATAGACCAGAAATCGCCAGCCCCAATCATGAAAATACACTactattagaaaaattagCTGCCAGTTGCGCCACTGGAGGTCAAAATCCGTTCGCGCAATCTCAATCTAAACTCAGTTCCCAACCGCACGCGTCTGCTCAGTTTGTTGTGCAAAACGCTACCAAAAGTAACGCCGTAATCTCGCCAATGTCCAGTCCGCCACCGCAAACGTCGAGCACCACCTTGAACGTACAAAGCTTGGATTTATCTCAGCTGCAAAGCATTCCCGGCTTGCACAACGTTCAG TTTCAGCTGCAAAACTTTTCTCAGCCAATCTCCTTAGCCGTGAATGTGGGTGGACAGATTTCGGGAAGCGGTACTCCTCAAGGTCAGTTGTTGATGTCATTACCTACTGCACAGACACAGCAAACTGTAGGTGCGTCAAGCGGAGTGGGTCAAGCTGTGCAAGTGATAAATGCTGGTGGGAGCACTTCTGGGCCGTCACATTTAA cCCAATTGGCAAGCTCGGGAGCTGTGAAAAACGTAACTCACCACAATGTCAGGATGGCCTCTGGGTCTCAAACCTTACAGTTGACTCCAGGCAGTCATCCGTTCCAACTCATATCACAATTGCAG AGGCCAACTCGTCAAGAAACCTTGCCCACCCAAGCTACTATTTCGGGCCGAACTCTGCAAAGGACGACGCCTATTACCATCAAGATGGCCCCAAATTCAAGTCAGTTAACAGATTTGCAATTTAAACTCGAAAATTGA